The Candidatus Dependentiae bacterium genome window below encodes:
- the ppsA gene encoding phosphoenolpyruvate synthase — protein sequence MKFIKRFDEVCMQDIAQVGGKNASLGEMIGALSKQGVRLPTGFAITSDAYWHYLEFNHLLEPMKKIMATLVDVRDFAKLKEVGRSIRTMLEKATMPDDLAQEIAASYQALSKQYGVDACDVAVRSSATAEDLPTASFAGQQETYLNIRGVETLLLATQKCIASLFTDRAIVYRIENKFDHFKVALSVGVQKMIRSDLACSGVAFSLDTETGFKDVVMINASYGLGESIVKGLVIPDEYSVYKPALEKGFDSILKKQIGDKQTKMIYTDNANDPVATVEVAEVDRKKSCLNVQEIVELAKDVVLIERYYSALKGSWSPMDIEWAKDGLDNKLYIVQARPETVHASQEHVHTLTRYELKSGQKRIVATGQSIGQRIVSGTARVIKSADDIGQVQDGDILVTQMTDPDWLPAMKKAVGIVTERGGRTCHAAIVSRELNIPAIVGVQDATTVIKNGQQITLDCSEGKTGCVYDGVIAFEKTTTTLTTLPKLPVELMVNVADPDNAFTSGLLPVDGVGLARLEFIINNVIKIHPMALLHPEKITDKKTQDTIEALTYGYSDKKEFFIDRLSQGVGMIAAAFYPRPVIVRLSDFKTNEYRNLIGGSYFEPEEENPMLGFRGASRYYNERYREAFALECAALKKVREGMGLTNVKVMVPFVRTVTEAERVLQEMAKHGLERGKDGLKIIMMCEIPSNVILIDEFSQLFDGFSIGSNDLTQLTLGVDRDSESLSKLFDERDPAVLAMLRMAVEGAKRNKKHSGICGQAPSDYPEVAQFLIDLGIDSLSLNADSVLPFLLRYVKQ from the coding sequence ATGAAATTTATAAAAAGATTTGATGAAGTTTGCATGCAGGATATTGCCCAAGTAGGCGGCAAAAATGCCTCATTAGGTGAAATGATCGGCGCATTGAGCAAGCAAGGCGTTCGCTTGCCCACCGGGTTTGCCATTACTTCTGATGCCTATTGGCATTATCTTGAGTTTAATCATCTGCTAGAGCCCATGAAAAAGATTATGGCTACGCTGGTGGACGTGCGTGATTTTGCAAAGCTTAAAGAAGTTGGTCGTTCTATTCGTACCATGCTTGAAAAAGCCACTATGCCCGATGATTTAGCGCAAGAAATAGCCGCAAGCTATCAAGCGCTTTCAAAACAATACGGAGTCGATGCGTGTGATGTTGCGGTACGCTCATCGGCAACGGCAGAAGATTTGCCGACTGCTTCTTTTGCAGGGCAACAAGAGACCTATCTTAATATTCGTGGTGTAGAAACTCTTTTGCTAGCCACACAAAAATGCATTGCCTCATTGTTTACCGATCGCGCCATTGTCTACCGTATTGAAAATAAATTTGACCATTTCAAGGTCGCGCTTTCGGTTGGCGTGCAAAAAATGATTCGTTCAGATTTAGCTTGTTCTGGCGTTGCATTTTCTTTGGATACTGAAACTGGTTTTAAAGATGTGGTGATGATTAATGCATCATATGGCCTGGGAGAGAGTATTGTAAAAGGGCTGGTTATCCCTGATGAATATAGTGTATACAAACCAGCACTCGAAAAAGGTTTTGATTCGATTTTGAAAAAACAGATTGGTGACAAGCAAACGAAGATGATTTATACCGACAATGCTAACGATCCTGTTGCTACGGTTGAGGTCGCTGAGGTTGATCGTAAAAAGAGTTGTCTGAATGTTCAAGAAATAGTTGAACTTGCAAAAGATGTTGTGCTTATTGAACGGTATTATTCCGCTCTTAAAGGTTCTTGGTCTCCTATGGATATTGAATGGGCAAAAGATGGCCTTGATAATAAGTTGTACATTGTGCAGGCGCGCCCAGAAACAGTGCATGCAAGTCAGGAGCATGTGCATACCTTAACGCGTTATGAACTTAAATCAGGGCAAAAGCGCATTGTAGCGACGGGGCAAAGTATAGGGCAGCGCATTGTGTCTGGCACGGCACGGGTCATAAAGAGTGCCGATGACATTGGCCAGGTTCAGGATGGCGACATTTTGGTCACCCAAATGACTGACCCCGATTGGTTACCAGCAATGAAAAAAGCCGTTGGCATTGTGACCGAACGGGGTGGCAGAACCTGTCATGCGGCTATTGTGAGTCGCGAGCTTAACATTCCTGCCATTGTCGGCGTGCAGGATGCTACAACGGTCATAAAAAATGGCCAACAGATTACGTTGGATTGTTCGGAGGGGAAAACAGGTTGCGTGTATGATGGTGTGATTGCTTTTGAAAAAACTACCACCACGCTTACAACATTACCTAAACTTCCGGTTGAACTTATGGTGAATGTTGCTGATCCTGACAATGCTTTTACGTCTGGGCTTTTACCGGTCGATGGTGTTGGTTTAGCTCGTTTAGAATTTATTATTAATAACGTGATTAAAATTCACCCCATGGCGTTGTTGCATCCAGAAAAAATTACTGATAAAAAAACACAGGATACCATTGAAGCGTTAACCTATGGTTATAGCGACAAGAAAGAGTTTTTTATCGATCGTTTATCACAAGGTGTGGGCATGATTGCCGCTGCTTTTTACCCACGCCCAGTGATTGTGCGGTTGTCTGATTTTAAAACCAATGAGTATCGCAATTTGATTGGCGGTAGTTATTTTGAACCAGAAGAAGAAAACCCTATGCTCGGGTTTCGTGGTGCATCGCGCTACTATAACGAACGCTATCGTGAAGCTTTTGCTCTAGAATGCGCAGCGTTAAAAAAGGTTCGTGAGGGCATGGGGCTAACCAATGTGAAAGTCATGGTGCCGTTTGTGCGTACGGTGACTGAAGCAGAGCGTGTTTTGCAAGAAATGGCTAAACATGGCTTGGAGCGTGGCAAAGATGGGCTTAAAATTATCATGATGTGCGAGATTCCATCCAACGTTATTTTGATTGATGAGTTTAGCCAGTTGTTTGATGGCTTTTCTATTGGGTCGAACGACCTTACACAACTCACGCTGGGCGTTGATCGTGATTCTGAATCTTTATCGAAATTATTTGATGAGCGAGATCCGGCTGTTCTTGCCATGTTGCGCATGGCTGTTGAAGGTGCCAAGCGAAATAAAAAGCATAGTGGGATTTGTGGCCAGGCGCCATCAGATTACCCTGAAGTTGCGCAGTTTCTTATCGATCTTGGTATTGATTCGTTATCGCTGAATGCCGATTCAGTTTTGCCGTTTTTGCTCAGATATGTAAAGCAATAA
- a CDS encoding phosphatase PAP2 family protein, with translation MISTLLRRFVLSFLFLCTVASANYFDDNYCLTKPTRWITNLASDTANLFINFVDLDTVKTFIFTFPLYAAGQAFDERLHHCFYDMHHHKNINKCPSIARKWADTWAIRTVAAVNAGFLFLSKNERLRQTSKMFLIGLPFLVLTTHAFKHVCYGEFCLRPLHDKFCPDHIRKRGGFPSTHAGDFAFATTLFALQFGPRAAVPLGLVGGAVLCSFVNDNRHYLSQIIAGAGLGVVFAFAADKVVNKNLARDLNMHIDVTPQGSPALALSWKF, from the coding sequence ATGATTAGTACATTATTGCGCAGATTTGTCCTTTCATTTTTATTTCTTTGCACTGTGGCATCAGCAAACTACTTCGATGATAATTATTGTTTAACAAAGCCTACGCGTTGGATTACTAATCTTGCGTCTGACACCGCAAACCTTTTTATAAATTTTGTAGATTTGGATACGGTTAAAACATTCATTTTTACGTTTCCTCTCTATGCAGCGGGCCAGGCTTTTGATGAAAGGCTGCATCATTGCTTTTATGATATGCACCATCACAAAAATATTAACAAATGTCCCTCTATAGCACGAAAGTGGGCTGATACGTGGGCTATACGAACGGTTGCGGCTGTTAATGCTGGTTTTTTATTCTTGTCGAAGAACGAACGACTACGGCAAACGAGTAAGATGTTCCTGATTGGATTACCATTTTTAGTATTAACAACGCATGCTTTTAAGCATGTTTGCTACGGTGAATTTTGTTTGCGCCCCCTGCATGATAAATTTTGTCCAGACCATATAAGAAAACGAGGGGGATTCCCTTCAACGCACGCAGGTGATTTTGCTTTTGCTACCACCTTGTTTGCATTGCAATTTGGTCCTCGAGCAGCAGTACCGTTAGGGCTTGTTGGCGGGGCGGTACTTTGTTCCTTTGTTAATGATAACCGTCACTATCTTTCACAAATAATTGCTGGTGCAGGTTTGGGTGTTGTATTTGCTTTCGCGGCAGATAAAGTCGTTAATAAAAATCTTGCTAGAGATCTCAATATGCATATTGATGTTACGCCACAGGGTAGTCCAGCTCTTGCGTTGTCGTGGAAGTTTTAA
- a CDS encoding hemerythrin domain-containing protein, giving the protein MKIKQNSLCIMGLIALGYLNPSCLMANNKKNNKSSEDTVFKIEEFGIPFTEDLMREHGILNRLLLIYDEIIKRIDTKQEFPISTLSRSADIIKSFIEDYHEKLEEDYVFPLFEAQKKEVKLVKTLRDQHKKGRVITTQLQELATAGTPNAATKKTIKNLLKKFITMYRPHEARENTVLFPLVRSLISEEKFKELSAFFDKTEEERFGEHGFEKTLNQVVVIEKELGIYALEKFTPKTD; this is encoded by the coding sequence ATGAAAATCAAACAAAACAGCCTGTGTATCATGGGCTTAATAGCCCTCGGGTACCTAAATCCATCATGCCTCATGGCCAATAACAAAAAAAACAATAAATCAAGCGAGGATACTGTATTTAAAATAGAAGAGTTCGGCATCCCATTCACCGAAGATTTAATGCGCGAGCATGGTATTTTAAACCGATTACTGTTGATTTATGACGAAATCATTAAACGCATAGATACCAAGCAAGAATTCCCTATCTCAACACTCAGCAGATCAGCCGACATCATAAAGTCCTTTATTGAAGATTATCACGAAAAACTGGAAGAAGATTACGTGTTTCCCCTTTTTGAGGCACAAAAAAAAGAAGTTAAGCTCGTTAAAACATTGAGAGACCAACACAAAAAAGGCAGAGTCATCACCACACAATTACAAGAACTTGCAACAGCTGGCACCCCTAACGCAGCCACTAAAAAGACCATAAAGAACTTACTCAAGAAGTTCATCACTATGTATCGCCCGCACGAAGCCCGTGAAAACACCGTGTTATTTCCTCTAGTACGCTCACTGATTAGTGAAGAGAAGTTCAAAGAACTGAGTGCTTTTTTTGATAAAACAGAAGAAGAACGTTTTGGCGAGCACGGTTTTGAGAAAACACTCAACCAAGTCGTCGTTATTGAAAAAGAACTCGGTATTTACGCCCTTGAGAAGTTTACTCCTAAAACGGATTAA
- a CDS encoding NupC/NupG family nucleoside CNT transporter gives MILFSYLLEYNRYMNLLGIAVIIGIAVLFSQKRSHINVRLVIKALLLQCGIAFFVLKTTIGQTILAHVAACVSKMYQFADVGAGFVFGSLVNANGPWGFIFAIKVLPVIIFFGAVTALLFHWGIIQIAVSGINHLIKPLLGTSGAETLCASANSFLGQTEAPLLVRHYLKEMTKSEMLVVMVSGMATISGSILVVFAAMGVPAQHMLAASVMAIPASIMIAKILLPEIGTPATLGTVTLKKESDAGNALDAISTGTSDGLQLAINVGAMLIAFLALLAMINYGLGGIALISNEFFSYLGFAFRLPSGFSIETIFAYLFAPFGYLLGFTGSEALAAGELVGTKVAVNELVAYSQMVTMGLSARTVSIITYALCGFSNFSCIGIQIGGIGALVPEKRPWLTQLGLYAVLGGTLSNLLSAMIAALLL, from the coding sequence ATGATCTTATTTTCCTATCTCTTAGAATATAACCGTTACATGAACCTTCTTGGTATCGCCGTGATTATTGGTATCGCGGTTTTATTTTCCCAAAAGCGTTCTCATATTAATGTTAGACTTGTTATAAAGGCTTTGCTGCTCCAATGTGGCATAGCCTTTTTTGTTTTAAAAACTACCATTGGACAAACCATACTTGCTCACGTTGCCGCATGTGTATCAAAAATGTATCAATTTGCCGATGTAGGTGCCGGATTTGTTTTTGGCTCTTTAGTTAATGCCAACGGCCCATGGGGGTTCATTTTTGCGATTAAGGTATTGCCCGTTATAATTTTTTTTGGTGCTGTTACCGCATTGCTTTTTCATTGGGGTATTATTCAAATTGCTGTTTCGGGCATTAATCATCTCATTAAGCCATTGCTCGGGACTTCCGGTGCAGAAACATTGTGCGCATCAGCCAATAGTTTCTTAGGGCAAACAGAAGCGCCTTTATTGGTGCGTCATTACTTAAAAGAGATGACCAAATCGGAAATGTTGGTGGTTATGGTCAGTGGTATGGCGACAATTAGTGGTTCAATATTGGTGGTGTTTGCTGCCATGGGTGTTCCAGCGCAGCACATGTTGGCTGCCAGCGTCATGGCTATTCCTGCTTCCATTATGATCGCAAAAATTTTGCTACCAGAGATCGGAACTCCTGCAACATTGGGTACCGTAACTTTAAAAAAAGAATCTGATGCAGGCAATGCCCTCGATGCAATTTCAACAGGCACCTCAGATGGTTTGCAGTTGGCGATTAATGTTGGCGCTATGCTTATAGCATTCCTGGCATTACTGGCGATGATTAATTATGGTTTGGGTGGCATAGCTTTGATAAGCAATGAGTTTTTCTCCTATCTTGGTTTTGCCTTTCGTTTACCCAGCGGTTTTAGTATTGAGACAATCTTTGCTTATTTGTTTGCACCGTTTGGCTATTTATTAGGCTTTACGGGGAGTGAAGCTCTTGCGGCAGGTGAGTTAGTTGGTACTAAAGTAGCAGTTAACGAGCTCGTTGCTTATAGTCAGATGGTCACCATGGGGTTGTCGGCAAGAACTGTTTCTATTATCACCTATGCATTGTGTGGTTTTTCTAACTTTTCTTGTATTGGTATTCAGATTGGTGGTATTGGTGCGTTGGTGCCAGAAAAACGTCCATGGCTTACACAATTAGGCCTTTATGCAGTGCTTGGTGGCACATTATCCAATCTGTTGTCAGCGATGATTGCAGCATTGCTCTTGTAA
- a CDS encoding branched-chain amino acid transport system II carrier protein, whose protein sequence is MKNPLQSYTVTTGLAVFSMLFGAGNLMYPLVVGMTAGSQLGIGIAGFFLTAVCIPLAGLIGMILFDGNYEQFFNRLGKIPGGILIWICMMIIGPIIAIPRITTLSHTMIAPFIPWNFLQVITPLSSCVFSIIFLGITFLATYRENKIVDILGNVISPALLVSLIIIITKGIFSASYLTPNTNPPFEIFKSSLMTGYETLDLFGALFFSAIVLNILKKTLGQQLAQKPRLLAWVGLKSGILGVTLLGLVYIGMSILGAYHGHGLEGANAGELFRGIAFNVLGSYGAFIIATAVLMACLSTAIALSAVVAEYTQFTLLHNHLSFSTCLGLTLLACLPLSIFGLGHVLKLTGGPITYVGYPILITITFCNIAYKLFDFKPIVIPAIITFVAALISYLY, encoded by the coding sequence ATGAAAAACCCTTTACAATCGTATACCGTAACAACAGGTCTTGCTGTATTCTCAATGCTTTTCGGCGCAGGTAATTTAATGTACCCGCTCGTCGTCGGCATGACCGCAGGAAGTCAACTTGGTATTGGTATTGCGGGTTTTTTTCTAACGGCTGTCTGTATTCCCCTAGCAGGCCTAATCGGCATGATTCTTTTTGATGGTAACTACGAACAGTTTTTTAATCGTCTTGGCAAAATTCCAGGCGGCATATTGATATGGATCTGCATGATGATCATCGGGCCTATCATTGCCATTCCGCGTATCACTACCTTATCCCATACCATGATTGCACCATTCATACCATGGAACTTTTTGCAAGTAATCACCCCATTATCTTCATGCGTTTTTAGCATCATTTTCCTTGGCATTACCTTTCTTGCAACCTACCGCGAGAATAAAATCGTTGATATCTTAGGCAATGTTATTAGTCCCGCACTCCTTGTATCGTTAATCATCATTATCACTAAAGGTATTTTTAGCGCGAGCTACCTGACGCCTAACACAAACCCTCCTTTTGAAATTTTCAAATCAAGTCTTATGACCGGCTATGAAACACTGGACCTTTTTGGTGCATTATTTTTCTCTGCCATTGTATTAAACATTTTGAAAAAAACTCTTGGACAACAACTAGCGCAAAAACCGCGTCTTCTTGCGTGGGTTGGCCTTAAATCAGGCATACTTGGTGTAACCTTACTCGGTCTTGTGTATATCGGCATGAGCATCTTGGGTGCTTATCACGGTCATGGCCTTGAAGGAGCAAACGCTGGAGAATTGTTCCGCGGAATAGCCTTCAACGTTCTTGGTTCCTATGGCGCCTTTATTATTGCAACCGCAGTATTAATGGCTTGTCTATCAACAGCTATTGCTTTGAGCGCCGTTGTTGCTGAATATACACAGTTTACTCTATTGCATAATCATTTAAGCTTTTCAACATGCCTGGGGTTAACGCTACTAGCATGCCTACCTCTTTCAATCTTTGGATTAGGACACGTACTTAAACTAACCGGTGGACCAATAACTTATGTAGGCTATCCCATATTAATCACCATCACTTTCTGCAATATTGCTTACAAATTGTTTGATTTTAAGCCGATCGTTATCCCTGCAATCATTACTTTTGTTGCAGCATTAATCAGCTATCTTTACTAA
- the prfA gene encoding peptide chain release factor 1, with protein MAIKWDVLQKRYDELAQILTDHAVDHSKRHKLQKELSFLTGILAKNTDIVNLQKQIVQTESQAAATTDPEMAELFAEERAELQAKLNQEKVELENRMFPPSEHDNRSVFLEIRAGTGGQEAALFAGDLQRMYTNYALRKGWRVSVESSSSTDLGGVREVVLNIQGQKVYGHLKHESGVHRVQRVPLTETQGRVHTSTATVAVLPEAEEVDVSINPADLRIDVYRSGGAGGQHVNTTDSAVRITHIPTGTVVACQDERSQHKNKAKAMKLLQSRILAHHLEKSHQELSEQRKEQVGTGDRAEKVRTYNFPQNRVTDHQVDVTLKKLDMVMEGALDEIIDALVEKERETRRKEFVVPV; from the coding sequence ATGGCAATCAAATGGGATGTACTGCAAAAGCGGTATGATGAGCTTGCGCAGATCTTAACCGATCATGCTGTTGATCATTCAAAACGTCATAAGCTTCAAAAAGAGCTCTCGTTTCTTACGGGGATTCTAGCCAAGAATACTGATATTGTTAATCTGCAAAAACAGATTGTGCAAACAGAGTCTCAGGCTGCTGCTACTACCGATCCTGAAATGGCAGAACTATTTGCCGAGGAACGTGCTGAATTACAAGCTAAGCTTAATCAAGAAAAAGTTGAACTTGAAAATCGTATGTTTCCACCGAGTGAGCATGATAATCGTTCGGTGTTTTTGGAAATTCGTGCCGGTACAGGCGGTCAAGAGGCGGCACTTTTTGCGGGCGATTTACAACGCATGTACACCAACTATGCCTTGAGAAAAGGCTGGCGTGTTTCGGTGGAAAGTTCTAGTTCGACGGATCTTGGCGGTGTTCGAGAAGTTGTGCTCAACATTCAAGGGCAAAAGGTTTATGGTCACTTAAAGCATGAATCTGGTGTTCACCGTGTTCAGCGAGTGCCTCTGACCGAAACCCAAGGGCGTGTACATACTTCAACGGCTACCGTGGCAGTATTGCCTGAAGCAGAAGAAGTTGACGTTTCTATCAATCCAGCAGATTTGCGTATAGATGTTTATCGTTCAGGCGGCGCCGGTGGTCAGCACGTTAATACTACTGACTCTGCGGTTCGCATCACCCATATTCCTACCGGAACGGTTGTTGCTTGCCAGGATGAACGTTCTCAGCATAAGAACAAAGCCAAAGCTATGAAGTTGCTGCAATCTCGTATTCTTGCTCATCATTTGGAAAAATCGCATCAAGAATTGAGCGAACAGCGTAAAGAGCAGGTTGGTACTGGTGATCGTGCAGAAAAAGTTCGCACCTACAACTTCCCTCAAAATCGGGTAACCGACCATCAAGTTGATGTGACGCTCAAAAAACTAGATATGGTTATGGAAGGCGCTTTAGATGAAATCATTGATGCGTTGGTTGAAAAAGAGCGGGAAACACGTCGTAAAGAATTTGTTGTTCCTGTTTAA
- a CDS encoding CTP synthase, translating into MTKFIVVTGGVLSGVGKGVTTASLGKILKEHGYKTTLIKIDPYINFDAGTLRPTEHGEVWVTDDGGEIDQDLGTYERFMDESIPKKNNLTTGQIYKAVMDKERAGFYLGQTVQFVPHIIDEIKKRLKEAACDHEIAIVEVGGTVGDYENVPFLLALKGLDREMGAQSTAYVLVTYLPIPDHIGEMKTKPTQQAIRLLGQEGILPDFIICRAKYPLDAVRRKKIEEFANISSDHVISAPDIETIYQIPLDLEREGLGVKVLAHLGLTSRKQPNLTQWQELVTAIKSPERRVTVAIVGKYLESGDFSMTDSYVSIYQALIHAGAQQNCGITINWIDAKTFETDPSKLSELAAADGVIIPGGFGTAGVEGKMKAIEYVRINKIPYLGLCYGMQLAAVEFARNVCGFSQANTTEVDKDTLHPIIDILPTQKQLLESSDYGGTMRLGSYSAVVKKESSVEHLYQGASVIKDGQTFVSERHRHRYEVNPRYVPALEDKGLSFSGYHVREDGAKLMEFLELPEHPFFIATQAHPEFKSRLGNPNPLFAGFVKACSVKR; encoded by the coding sequence ATGACAAAATTTATTGTGGTAACAGGTGGGGTTCTTTCTGGTGTTGGTAAAGGTGTTACGACCGCGTCTTTAGGAAAAATTTTAAAAGAGCATGGCTATAAAACAACGCTCATTAAAATTGATCCGTATATAAACTTTGATGCGGGGACTTTGCGTCCGACTGAGCATGGCGAAGTATGGGTTACCGACGATGGTGGTGAAATTGACCAAGATTTGGGTACCTACGAACGTTTTATGGATGAATCAATTCCTAAAAAAAATAATCTTACCACAGGTCAAATTTATAAAGCGGTCATGGATAAGGAACGTGCAGGGTTCTATTTAGGCCAGACCGTTCAATTTGTCCCACACATTATTGATGAAATTAAAAAACGATTAAAAGAAGCGGCATGTGACCACGAAATTGCGATTGTTGAAGTTGGTGGCACGGTCGGTGATTATGAAAACGTTCCCTTTCTTTTAGCGCTCAAAGGTCTTGACCGCGAAATGGGCGCACAAAGCACCGCGTATGTGTTGGTGACCTATTTGCCTATTCCTGACCATATTGGTGAAATGAAAACCAAGCCAACGCAACAAGCAATCAGATTGCTCGGTCAAGAAGGCATTCTGCCGGACTTTATTATTTGTCGTGCTAAATATCCTTTAGACGCTGTGCGTAGAAAAAAAATAGAAGAGTTCGCCAATATCTCTTCCGATCATGTTATTTCGGCTCCTGATATTGAAACTATTTATCAAATACCGCTTGATCTTGAGCGTGAAGGTTTGGGCGTGAAAGTCTTAGCGCATCTTGGATTAACCTCGCGCAAGCAACCAAATTTAACGCAGTGGCAAGAATTAGTTACGGCGATAAAGAGCCCGGAGCGTCGCGTTACTGTCGCCATCGTTGGAAAATACCTAGAAAGCGGTGATTTTAGTATGACCGATAGTTACGTGTCTATTTATCAAGCTCTTATCCATGCTGGTGCCCAACAAAATTGCGGCATTACCATTAATTGGATTGACGCCAAAACATTTGAAACCGATCCAAGTAAGCTGAGTGAACTTGCAGCGGCAGATGGCGTTATTATCCCTGGTGGTTTTGGTACTGCAGGTGTTGAAGGTAAAATGAAAGCTATTGAATATGTGCGAATTAACAAGATCCCGTATTTGGGCTTATGTTATGGCATGCAATTAGCGGCAGTTGAATTTGCCCGTAATGTATGTGGTTTTTCGCAAGCAAACACGACCGAAGTTGATAAAGATACCTTGCATCCCATCATTGATATTTTACCAACACAAAAACAGTTGCTTGAGTCTTCGGATTATGGCGGTACCATGCGATTAGGTTCTTATTCTGCCGTAGTAAAAAAAGAAAGTTCTGTGGAGCACCTGTATCAAGGAGCATCGGTCATTAAAGATGGGCAGACATTTGTGTCTGAGCGTCATCGCCATCGTTACGAAGTTAATCCGCGCTATGTGCCAGCATTAGAAGACAAAGGGCTTTCGTTCTCTGGCTATCACGTGCGAGAAGATGGCGCTAAGTTGATGGAATTCTTGGAGTTACCTGAACATCCATTTTTTATTGCTACACAAGCGCATCCAGAATTTAAGAGCAGGTTGGGCAATCCTAATCCGTTATTTGCTGGTTTTGTGAAAGCGTGTTCGGTAAAAAGATAG
- the rpmE gene encoding 50S ribosomal protein L31: protein MKKGIHPELHQINARCACGNSFPTTSTETELRVTLCSNCHPFYTGAQKFIDTAGRIEKFQKKFSKKA, encoded by the coding sequence ATGAAAAAAGGTATCCACCCGGAATTGCACCAAATTAACGCACGTTGCGCTTGTGGTAATTCATTCCCAACAACTTCTACCGAAACTGAATTGCGTGTGACGTTGTGTTCAAACTGCCATCCATTCTATACTGGCGCGCAAAAGTTTATCGATACAGCTGGTAGAATTGAAAAATTCCAAAAAAAATTCAGCAAAAAAGCGTAG
- a CDS encoding UTP--glucose-1-phosphate uridylyltransferase yields MDITKAIIPAAGLGTRFMPFTKSVPKEMIPLLNKPAIHYIIEEGIQSSITNFTIVTSKEKQALANYFDPNIELEMLLKERNKSSLTTELDRLIRAAQFSYIRQPEPMGLGHAVWMARHTIGKEYFGIFLPDDIIVSKQPGLEQLIRIARQEKASVIAVQEVPMDCISSYGVVAIKKQITPNLFQVSHLVEKPSQKDAPSNLAIIGRYVLSHKIFESLNDISTYAMGELQLTDGISHMMKNNEKVFAYKIQGTRYDIGTPIGWIKAVISMSLQHPEYAPAINKFLNERSTMDSFLYNQHKNISHTL; encoded by the coding sequence ATGGATATCACGAAAGCAATTATTCCCGCTGCCGGCCTCGGCACGCGATTTATGCCTTTTACTAAATCAGTTCCTAAAGAAATGATCCCTCTGCTGAATAAACCAGCCATACACTATATTATTGAAGAAGGTATTCAATCGTCTATTACCAATTTTACGATTGTCACCAGCAAAGAAAAACAGGCACTCGCCAATTATTTTGACCCTAATATAGAACTAGAAATGCTCTTGAAAGAACGCAATAAAAGTTCTTTGACGACCGAACTTGATAGACTGATTCGCGCTGCTCAATTTAGCTACATTCGTCAACCAGAACCTATGGGACTTGGCCATGCGGTATGGATGGCACGGCACACTATTGGCAAAGAATATTTTGGCATATTTTTACCTGATGATATTATCGTGAGCAAACAACCTGGCCTTGAACAATTGATTAGAATTGCACGCCAAGAAAAAGCAAGCGTCATTGCGGTGCAAGAAGTGCCCATGGACTGCATTTCATCCTACGGCGTCGTTGCAATAAAAAAACAAATTACCCCTAACCTATTTCAAGTCTCTCATCTGGTTGAAAAACCATCACAAAAAGATGCCCCATCCAACTTGGCTATCATTGGCCGCTACGTACTTTCTCATAAAATTTTTGAATCATTAAACGATATCAGCACCTACGCCATGGGAGAATTACAACTCACCGACGGCATTAGCCATATGATGAAGAATAACGAGAAGGTATTTGCCTATAAAATCCAGGGAACCCGTTATGATATTGGCACGCCTATTGGATGGATTAAGGCAGTCATTAGCATGTCGTTGCAACACCCTGAATATGCACCCGCTATTAATAAGTTCTTGAATGAGCGCTCTACCATGGATTCATTCCTATATAATCAGCATAAGAATATTTCTCACACTCTTTAG